A region of the Candidatus Poribacteria bacterium genome:
GGATACCGAAAAATGTTGACTGGACATCTATTTGGTATAAGCAGTTGCAAGTAAAGGGTGCTTATACCTACGGACTCGAAACCCACAACGGCGAACAGATCCATACCTTCGCGCTCGGTATGCGACTCCTTCAGCAGATGGAGTCCCATTTGCGTCCGCTGGTGAGCACGCTGTTTCCGCTGAGGGATTACAAACGCGCCATTCAGACGGCTCTGAATACTGGCAAGACCGCTACGGTGAAAACTGTATTTGATTTACGGAACTAATTTTAATGGAGTTTGAGTGGAACGCAAACAAAGCAGCATCTAATCTGTCAAAACATGGAGTGTCATTTGATGAAGCACAGACTGTTTTTGATGATACCTTCTATGTCGACTTTTATGATCCAGACCACTCTTACGATGAACATAGGTATATTATTATTGGACAATCGGCACAGAACCATTTATTGATTGTGTCATATACCGAACGAGGCAATGTAATTCGTTTAATCAGCGCGAGAAAAGCAACGCGCGGGGAGAGAGAAATGTATGAAGAAAGATAAAACAACAACCGAAGACGAACTGAGACCGGAATACGATTTAAAGAGTTTGCAGGTAAGAAAAATGGGACCCGAACGGAAGCACTTCGGTAGATTTGTTGTCCAATTAGAGCCTGATGTTGCTGAGGTATTTCCAGATGCTGCATCTGTAAATGAGGCACTACGGTTTCTCATCCGGATCACCAAAGAAAACAGCGAGACCACTCAGAGCATTGGTACCGATATCTAATATCCGATGTGAAACTGACGCACTTTCTATGACACCTCTCGCTACTTTGCAGAACTCTCCACAAACTACGCTTTCCACCCACAGAGGCATTACAGCACGGAGTCTACTTATCGGCATAGTCGGGGTAATATGTCAATGCCTCGCCACGCCTTACAACGACTTCCGCGTCGGCGGCACCTACCTCGCAGGCAACCACCTGCCGATCGCCGTTGTCTTCATCATGCTCATCTTCGTACTCGGCGTTAATGTCCTTCTCAAGCGACTGAAGCCGGGCAGCGAATTACAAGCGAGCGAACTCCTCATCATCTGGGGCATGATGCTGGTTGCCTCCGGCATTCCGTCTTCAGGATTGATGCGATACCTCGTTCCGCTCGCTGTGAGTCCATACTATTTCGCAACCGCTGAAAACGAATGGGCAACCCTGTTCCACCAGCACCTTCCAGAGTGGATGGTCGTAAGTGATCCGAAAGCCGTCTTCTATTTCTATGAACAGTTACCAGAGGGGGATCCGATCCCGTGGCGGGCATGGTTAAAACCGATTGTTGGGTGGAGCGTGTTTGTCTTAATTTTTTATTTTGTCACAATCTGCTGGACAGTGCTTCTCCGAAAACAGTGGGTCGAATACGAACGGTTCACCTTTCCGCTTGTTCAATTGCCGATAGAGATGTTCCAATCGCCATCCGGTGGCAATCTTCTGAACCGATTCTTTAAATCACGCCTGATGTGGTGCGGTTTTGCAATACCGGTCATCCTACACGGTTTGAGGGGGTTACACCTCTACTTTCCATCTACACCCAACCCACCGCTCTATTTTCCGATCGCCCAATTTTTTACCGAAAAACCGTTCTCCGCCTTGGCGTGGTGGCCCTCGGTGCATCTTTTTATCTACCCGACCGTCATTGCGATTGTCTATCTGCTGACGCTTGAAATCTCGTTCAGCTTCTGGTTTTTCTTTCTACTCGGAAAAATGGAGACGGTATTCATCTACGCAACAGGTTCAAAAGTGAACCAGTGGGACTTCCACCAAAATCAACAGATGGGTGGGTTCATCGTTTTCATCGGATTAATCCTATGGAGTGGCAAACGGCATTTCACGCGTGCCTTCACCACAATATTTGGACGAACACACGCGAATGACACTGACGAACCGCTCTCTTACGCCTTTGCAGCCTGGGGAATGGTTCTCGGCATCCTGGCACTCTGTCTGATATGTGCCAGTGGTGGTATGAGTTTCTGGGTTGCGCTTTTCATTTTAGTTCTTTTCCTCGGATTGACAACAGTTATGACATGGATGGTTGCCAATGGCGGACTGTTGTTTGTGCTTTATTCCTTTCTGCCGGGTGAATATCTGATTACACTTTTCGGGAGTGCGCGTGTAAACGCACCGAGTTGGACGTTTGTCGCCTACGAACGTGTCTTGATGTTTGACATGCGTGAAATCCTGATGCCGAGTGTGATGAACAACTTTAAACTTGCGGAACCGTTGCGTCTCAAACAACGTCCATTTCTACTGGCGATGGGAATCGCAATCGTCTTAGCAATGGGTGTCTCCTACTATTCCTCTATAGATCTCGGCTACAGGTACGGTGCAGTCAATCTACAGCACTGGACGTATATGATCTCTACAACGGTTCCATTTAACCGACTCACAAGCATCCTCCAACATCCAAGTGGTATTGAATTAGAGCGGCTGGGTTCGTTCATCTTCGGTGGTGCTATGATGTTCGGGATGCTCTGGATGCGCCACCACTATCTCTGGTGGAAATTGCATCCGATCGGTTCCCTCATGATGACGAGTTATGCGACTTACTGTTTTTGGGGATCGTTTTTCATCGGTTGGTTTCTGAAATACACTGTTTTGAAGTTTGGCGGTGTTGCGCAGTATCGGAAACTCCGTCCACTCGTTTTGGGTGTTGTATTAGGGGAGTGCTTTATTGGGGGCATCTGGATCGTTGTTGGGCTTTTTACGGGTATTGGGTATCGTTTATTGCCGGGTTGATATAAGGAGAACTATTATGTACATCGTTACGGATGACTTGGAAATCATAAACTTCGATCAGTACCAAAACCTGCGTGTAGAAGGGGAAGATCCTGGTAAAGGCCAACTCGTTTTAACTGCCCAGGATGGTTCCAAACGCGTTATTGCCGAATTTACTAACTTTGATGAAGCATTCAATACCTTTGAAGATATTCGCGAGGCCCTTGCAGCAGGGGAGACATACTATAGTTTAGAGGAATACGAGCGCGGATAGGTAGTCTAATTTTGTTCATCTTAAGAATATCTGCTGACAGCCGTCTGCCATCTGTATCAGATTTTCCCATACTTTCCCATACTTTTGCACACACATACCTATCAGCACGCCAGACAACAAAAAATGGGGGAAATGAGCTCTACGAATGTATTGATTTTCGCTTTGGAATATGTTAAGATATAATCATGATAGACAGCCTTATTCTATAGAAAGATTAACTTACTTTTTAGGAAACCATCATGGCGAATAATGCCCCAACACCTCGTGAGGACCACTGGAACCGTCCAGAGGGGATAATACAATGAACGATCAACAATTCCATAAAAATGTAAAAATAACATATCCAAACGACAGGAATGAACCCATCGTTGTGGAATGTTATGTCAACGAGTATATGCAGGTTAATGTTAACGACCCGAACATCCTCCGTTATGCCGATGAAAGTGGTCAAATTCAAATTGAGTTTCGCGTCGTTAACCGTGAAACAGATTCTGTCATTCGGAGCGAAGTAAAGAATATAGCCATGGAGACCTGAATTCATAATGGAGTGGTTGAATGACAACAGTGGCGCGCTTACTGTAATTTCGACTTTCGTGCTGGTAATCATCACGGGTTGGTACGCCTATTTGACAAGGAAACTCGTAGATACTGCCAACAAACCTGAAATTATAGTTTATCTACTTCGTGAGAAGGTAATCAGCGGTCTTGTAAGTGAGAAAGAGTTACACCAAAGCATTTTTGAAACCACTGTGGCTACACTTTGTGTAGAAAACGTAGGTACAGGAGTTGCCCGTAAAATCAAGTTTGGAGTCCCCGTTGATTTCACGCCTCACGGAGGGATACCCCTCAATCAGATTGGGTTTCTTAATAAGGGAATCACTCTCCTGGCCCCTGGACAGAAAATAGAGCGTAATCAAGTCAGCCGGTTAACTGAATCTGTTGATTTGAGCCAAGTGTCAGTCGATATTGATGTTACCTACGAGGACTTACAAGGCAAAGAATATTCCCGGACTTTTACGCTTGATTTTAATGAATCAGACTTACCACCTCTTCAAGGTGTACCTCAATGAACAAACCCTCGGAGGTTTGTTGATAACCGACCACTGATCGCTAACGATCGGATCCTACAAATCCCAAAATCCTATCCCTCCTGATCCCGATAATTTCACAAAAAGATTTGCAACACCCGCATAAACTATGCTAAAATAGAATAAAATTAGGAGTGAAACAACATCAGTTAAAACCGTCGCATGAAATACTTCACCTACTTCGGAAACCACCTTATCAACGCGAAACTGCCCGATAATTCGGAGGTCTACTACGCGAAGCCACCACTGCCGGGCATTAAGCGCGACGCACTCAGTGAACACACGCAGCACGCCTTTGAAAACCCGCTTGAGATGTCACCGCTCCGTGAACTCGTCAACGGCAACTCAAAGGTCCTCATCCTGTTCGACGACAACTGTCAACCTTTTCCGCTTACCAAAAAACCGGATATGCGGCAGATTATGATTGAGACGCTTCTGAAGATGCTGGACGGGTACGGCGTGGAGAAAAAGAATATCCAACTGATGTGTGCCGTTGCGCTGCACCGAAAGATGAAAGAACACGAACTCGCCTATATGCTCGGCAAAAACATTATGGACGCGTTCTATCCGCATCAACTCCGAAACTTCGATGCCGAAGACCCTGAACAGATCGTCTACGTCGGGAAAACGGAAAAAGATGAAACAGTCGAGACGGATAAGGCAGTGCTTGAAGCCGATCTGGTGATTTATGTCGATATGATACAGATTCCGCTCAACGGTGGACATAAGTCTGTAGCGGTGGGTCTCGGCACGTATAACTCTATCGCGCCGCACCACTCGCCACACATGACATCAGAAAGTCCGCATGTGATGCAACCCGAAGGCTCACACATGCATGCCTGTATCGAACGGATGAGCCGCCTCATTCAGAAAGAGACACCGATCTTGGTCCTCGAAGCCGCAATGAACGGTGCAATCTATCCGTTTCATCTACGCTACGTTGGGAAACCGAACGGGGATTGCAACATCGCAGAGAAGGTTTTGAAAACCTTTACACCCGCAACCTTATCACTCCTGCCTGAATCGCTTCGCTACGGAATTCTCAAGAGCGTCCGGACAGACTATGAACCGATACAGATTAACGCGGGCGACATCGATGCAGTCCACGAGAGAACGTTGACATCCATGAAGGAACAATTAACAGTAGACATTCCGCGCCAGTTCAGCACATTGGTGTTCGGATTGCCCGATATGAGTCCCTACGCCGTTGATGCACGTATCAATCCTGTGTTGGTGGTCAGTGACATCTTGGGATACGTCTTCAACTGGTTCTATAATAAACCTATCATCAAAAAGAATGGGGTTGTTATCATCATGAATCCAACGTATGAAATCTTTCATGAAGCGTATCACGTTGCCTATAAGATGTTCTACGATGAGGTGCTCGCTGAGACAACAGAACCGTTTGAGATGCAACAGAAGTTTCAGGAGAAATACGCGAAGGATCCGTATTTAATCGACTGCTATCGGAACAAGTTTGCGCACCACGGTTTCCACCCGTTCACAGTTTGGTATTGGGCGACGTATCCGCTGAAATATCTCGCGAAGGTCATTCTTGTGGGTCCAAAAGAGCCGCGGGTGGCGCAACGGTTAGGTGTTGATTGGGCGAAAAACTTAGACGATGCGCTCGCAATGGCACGCGAAATCTCTGGGGAAGATGACGTGGTTGCCTTGACGATGCCACCGTTTTTCTATGCGAATGTTGGAGGATAGGACAACAAGAGGAATTTATGATAGAATCGGACATTTTGATACCAACCAGTACTATTGGGAGTTATGCACCGCCGAGTTGGTTGTGTGTGACATTAGAAGCCATCGGACGCGGAGAACTTGGCGAAACCGACATCAACGAAACGCTTGACGACGCAGTTCGCACCGCCATTGCGGATCAAGAACGCGCCGGTGTTGACATCATCACAGAGGGTGAGATGCGTAGGCAGGACTTTGTGCTCGGTTTCTATGAACGGTTTACGGGATTAGAGGAACTCCCTGCGCCGAGAACACAGGGACCCGACGGACACGACCAACGTGGCAAATGGTTGCCGTCTGTCCCGCTTGTCGCACCTGATGGCCTCGGTATTCTCGCTGAATTTGAATTCGCGAAAAACGAGACAACAAAACCGCTCAAGGTGACGTGTCCCGGTCCATTCACGCTCTCTGGACGAATCCAGACCGGAGGCATCTACAAAGAACGGCTCGAAGTCGCCTACGCCTGTGCTGAGATTATTAACACAGAACTCCGGCAGCTCGTCGCAGCAGGCGCAGAATTCATCCAACTCGATGAACCTTCCTATGCTGTTTACCCCGACCGTCCACAGGAGTTCGTGAAGTTGTTCAATCACACCCTCGAAGACGTTTCGGCAAAGATTGGACTGCATATCTGTTTCGGCAACTACCGCGGGAGAGCCGTCGGCAAGCGTTCGTATCGTCCACTTTTTCCACACATCCTTGAAGCGAATTTCGACCAACTTGCCCTCGAATTTGCGAATCGCGAGATGGCAGAAATCGCATTGTGGAGTGAATTCCCGAACGACAAAGAACTTGCCGTAGGGTTAATCGACGTTAAAAACTACTATGTGGAAACACCAGAGGATGTCGCCGAACTCCTGCGCGAATCACTCAAGCACGTACGTCCTGAAAAACTTGCTATTACCCCAGATTGCGGTTTCAGCCAAACGGCGCGATGGGCGGCGGCAGCCAAACTGAAAGCGATGGTTGCTGGTACTGAGATTGTTCGTCGCGAATTAACAAGAACAACATCCTAATGGTCTATCCAGTTTCAACTCGGAGACGATACTGTTAGTAGTAGGGCAATTCATTGCCCGTTCGGAACGTGCGATAAATCGCACTACTACAAACCAACCCTTAAATTTAAGGTGAACAGAACACCAATAGAAATTACATAAAGCCATGAATACAAATAAAAAAATACCCACAGCCGAAGAGATTGAACAAGAATTCCAAGATTTCGTTCAACGCAAGTATGGCGGCAGCGTCCGTCTGATTAACGCCACTGCGAGCGAAGCAAAACCGGAAGCGCAAACCGAAGAGCCGGAACCTAAAAAGACTTTCGATCTGAAGTTTGATCTCAAACCGAAGGAAATCAAGAAATATCTCGACCGATATGTTATTAAACAGGACGAGGCAAAGAAGGCACTCGCGATTGCTGTCTGTGACCACTACAACCACGTCCGAGAATGCCACGAAAACCCAGAGGCTGCCGATACCGATTACTCAAAACAGAATATCGTCATGCTCGGTCCAACGGGGGTCGGTAAAACCTATCTCATTAGACATATCGCTAAACTCATCGGCGTTCCGTTTGTCAAAGCCGATGCCACCCGATTCAGCGAAACCGGCTATGTCGGTGCGAATGTAGACGATTTAATTCGGGAACTGGTGGCACAAGCCGAAGACAACCTCGAATTAGCACAATACGGCATTATCTATCTCGATGAAGCCGATAAAATCGCGACACCGCCGAATATCATTGGGCGTGATGTCAGCGGACGTGGGGTGCAGATTGGACTCCTCAAGTTGATGGAGGAGACTGAAGTAGACCTACGCGCTGGAAACGATGTCGCTTCACAGATGCGCGCGGCGATGGAATTCCAGAGACGCGGCAAAGTCGAAAAAGAGGTTATTAACACGCGCCACATCCTCTTTATCATCAGCGGCGCGTTCACGGGTATAGAAAAAATTATTAAAAAACGGTTGCATCAAAGCCGAATTGGGTTCAACGCAGCGGTAGTGAGTCAAAGTGAGGACGCAGCAGACTATTTTGGACACGTTACACCGCGAGACTTCATCGACTTCGGTTTTGAACCTGAATTCATCGGACGCCTTCCCGTACATGTCGTTTGCACAGAACTGGAAGTTGATGACCTTTTCCACATTCTGAAACACTCTGAAGGCTCAATTGTTCGACAATATGAAAACGCCTTTCGCGCTTACGGTATTACGGCTCTATTTGCAGACAGTGGACTACACCGAATTGCTGAAAAAGCCATTGAACAGAAAACAGGGGCGCGCGCCTTGATGACGGTCTGTGAAAAGGTCTTACGCAACTACAAATTTGAACTCCCGTCCACAGGTGTTAGCGAATTTGTTATTACCGCTGAGGTTGTCGATGATCCAGATACCGAACTAAAGCGCATTATTGAAGATGCCGACTACAACCGGAACATTGTGATGCACGAGCAGGTGCGTCGGTATGAAGCACGGTTTTATGCCGAGCATCAATTGCAAATTCAGTTTGACCCCGAAGCGACTGCCCTTATCTGCGAACGTGCGATCGCCGAAGAAAAATCGACAGCGCAGATATGCGATGAACGCCTCGAAAGTTACCAACACGGTCTGAACCTCATCAAGCAGAATACAGGGCAATTTACATTCACCCTTCCAAAGGCAGTCGTGGAAAACCCGGATGAACGCCTCGAAGCGTGGATTCGTGAATCGTATACCAAAAAGTGAACTAAAGTCCGTAAAGTGTCCCTAAAGTCTGTAAAGTTAGATTAAGGATATATAAAAACAACTATGCACACTCAGCCGCATGAACCGATAGATATCCGAGAAACCGGTGCGCCGATTGAGGGAGAACCGCAGTTTGGTGATCAACGCCTATATTTTCAACTCCATGTCTTTTCAAAATGCTTAGACGCACAGTCCGTCAGTCAAATACTTGAACATCAAGTGCGTGAAAAAGACAGTCTAAACGCCGTTTTATATGACGATTTGAATCATCCAATAGGTGTCGGTGTGCTTCTTATTGCAGAAGATCCGGGAGTGCTAAAAACGGAGTCGCGCCTTCTACTGGTGAACGTACAAAATTACCTGCTTTCGTATCGTCCAGAAATGACGATGCTCGGTCGCACCTATTCAAGCGGTAGAGAGCCGAATTTAGAGGAGTGGCTTATCAACAAACCGCTCCGAAACGTCTTGAATCCCAATTTCCCGTGGGCGATTTGGTATCCATTGCGTCGAAAACCAGAATTCTATCAACTTGAACGCCGTGAACAAGGCAGAATCTTAGGGGAACACGCTATGCTCGGCCGCAGCTACGCTGCGGGTGGGCATGCCAGTGACATTCGGCTCGCCTGTTTCGGATTAGATACCAACGACAATGAATTCGTTATCGGGTTAGTCGGTCCCGAATTATACCCGTTATCACGGCTCATACAGGATATGCGCCGAACAGAACAGACGACCAAATACATTGAATCGCTCGGTCCCTTTTTCGTTGGAAAAGTTCGGAAGCAATTTAGCAGATAGCAAACCGCGAATAGCGAACCGCGAATAGCCAATAGCAACAATGAGAAATATCCTTGCCGTTTGCGCAAAAGAACTCTACACCTATTTCGTCTCACCGATCGCCTATTTCGTCTGTTTCGTATTCACAGCGATTTCAGGCTTCCTCTTCTCCATTTTGCTAATTAGCACAAGCAACATCGGCGGAACGGGTGCGGATGTGATGCAGACCCTCTTTGGCAATATGGCGATCATTCTACTCTTCTTTACACCCGTGTTAACAATGAAACTCTTCGCCGAGGAACGGAAATCCGGAACGATTGAACTCCTACTCACGTCTCCGATTACAGACGGACAGGTCGTTCTCGGTAAATTTCTGGCGAGTTGTACGCTTGTACTGATTATGCTCGCTTTAACGCTTCTATTCCCGTTACTTGCAGGACGTTTTGGATACCTCGACGCAGGTCCGTTGCTAACGGGTTACTTGGGCATCATCCTGATTAGTTCCTCCTTCCTCGCACTGGGGCTGCTCATGTCGTCAATGTGCAGAAACCAACTCGTTGCGGCACTCACGAGTTTCGGCATTCTGATAACGCTTTGGGTCATCGGTGCGCTCTCAGCCCGCGGGGGTCCAATTGGACAATTTCTCAGCTACCTGTCACTACCTGAACACTATGCCGATTTTGGGCGTGGTGTCATTCTTCTGCGAGATGTCGTCTATTATGTTAGCTTCACGTGTGTTTGCCTGTTTGCGACGTTCAAGTCCATCGAATCGTCAAAATGGAGATAAGACATGGAAACTAACAAACGCATTGCAGCCCCACTTTTTGGAGTGCTTACCCTAATTTTTACTTTTGTTGGGATCGCCAACTGGATTTTCCAAGCGCGACTCGCCTCTTGGATTTGCCTGCTCCTCGCACTCGTCTCGTTCATTATCTTTGTTCGCTTGAGATTTTCGGCGGTCATGGACTTCTTCGTCAGTCGTCAAGCCCGTTATGGTGCCAACGTTGCGTTGAGCATTCTCGGCGTTATCGGTATCGCAGTCTTCGTAAATGCTATTGTTGTACAGCGTTTTGATAAAAGGGTAGATATTACGCTTAACCAACTGTATACCTTATCAGAACAGACGCGGAAGATTCTCAAAACCGTTGACAAAGACATCCGTGTCACGGCATTTTTGGGACAAAACGTTCCTGCCCAAAACCAGCAACGTGCCAGAGATATGTTAGAATTGTATACATACGAAACCCAATTCGTGACCGTCTCCTACGCCGATCCGTACATCGACCAACTCCTTCGCAATAAGTACGATATTCGAGTAGACGGAACAATAGTTTTTGAAAGCGACACGCGGTACGAAAAGGTAACAACGATTGAAGAGCAGAAATTCACGAGTGCGATCCTCAAACTCATCAAGGACGAAACGAAAAAAATCTACTTTCTTGTCGGTCATGAAGAACATGAAATAGAGGATTTTAACACCGAAGGATACAGTAGCGTGCGCGCCGAACTGGAGAATCAGAATTACGCTGCATTCTCGCTCTCGCTTTTGACGGAACCAGACATTCCAGCGGATTGTGAAGTGCTTGTCATCGCGGGTCCAAAAACCGCCTTAAGTCGTCATGAACTCGATATAGTAACGAAATACTTAGCACGGAACGGAAAATTGCTCCTCATGTTAGACCCATCACTTACTTCTGCAGAAGACGCAAATAGGGGAC
Encoded here:
- a CDS encoding BrnT family toxin — its product is MEFEWNANKAASNLSKHGVSFDEAQTVFDDTFYVDFYDPDHSYDEHRYIIIGQSAQNHLLIVSYTERGNVIRLISARKATRGEREMYEER
- a CDS encoding lactate racemase domain-containing protein, whose translation is MKYFTYFGNHLINAKLPDNSEVYYAKPPLPGIKRDALSEHTQHAFENPLEMSPLRELVNGNSKVLILFDDNCQPFPLTKKPDMRQIMIETLLKMLDGYGVEKKNIQLMCAVALHRKMKEHELAYMLGKNIMDAFYPHQLRNFDAEDPEQIVYVGKTEKDETVETDKAVLEADLVIYVDMIQIPLNGGHKSVAVGLGTYNSIAPHHSPHMTSESPHVMQPEGSHMHACIERMSRLIQKETPILVLEAAMNGAIYPFHLRYVGKPNGDCNIAEKVLKTFTPATLSLLPESLRYGILKSVRTDYEPIQINAGDIDAVHERTLTSMKEQLTVDIPRQFSTLVFGLPDMSPYAVDARINPVLVVSDILGYVFNWFYNKPIIKKNGVVIIMNPTYEIFHEAYHVAYKMFYDEVLAETTEPFEMQQKFQEKYAKDPYLIDCYRNKFAHHGFHPFTVWYWATYPLKYLAKVILVGPKEPRVAQRLGVDWAKNLDDALAMAREISGEDDVVALTMPPFFYANVGG
- a CDS encoding cobalamin-independent methionine synthase II family protein, whose protein sequence is MIESDILIPTSTIGSYAPPSWLCVTLEAIGRGELGETDINETLDDAVRTAIADQERAGVDIITEGEMRRQDFVLGFYERFTGLEELPAPRTQGPDGHDQRGKWLPSVPLVAPDGLGILAEFEFAKNETTKPLKVTCPGPFTLSGRIQTGGIYKERLEVAYACAEIINTELRQLVAAGAEFIQLDEPSYAVYPDRPQEFVKLFNHTLEDVSAKIGLHICFGNYRGRAVGKRSYRPLFPHILEANFDQLALEFANREMAEIALWSEFPNDKELAVGLIDVKNYYVETPEDVAELLRESLKHVRPEKLAITPDCGFSQTARWAAAAKLKAMVAGTEIVRRELTRTTS
- a CDS encoding AAA family ATPase encodes the protein MNTNKKIPTAEEIEQEFQDFVQRKYGGSVRLINATASEAKPEAQTEEPEPKKTFDLKFDLKPKEIKKYLDRYVIKQDEAKKALAIAVCDHYNHVRECHENPEAADTDYSKQNIVMLGPTGVGKTYLIRHIAKLIGVPFVKADATRFSETGYVGANVDDLIRELVAQAEDNLELAQYGIIYLDEADKIATPPNIIGRDVSGRGVQIGLLKLMEETEVDLRAGNDVASQMRAAMEFQRRGKVEKEVINTRHILFIISGAFTGIEKIIKKRLHQSRIGFNAAVVSQSEDAADYFGHVTPRDFIDFGFEPEFIGRLPVHVVCTELEVDDLFHILKHSEGSIVRQYENAFRAYGITALFADSGLHRIAEKAIEQKTGARALMTVCEKVLRNYKFELPSTGVSEFVITAEVVDDPDTELKRIIEDADYNRNIVMHEQVRRYEARFYAEHQLQIQFDPEATALICERAIAEEKSTAQICDERLESYQHGLNLIKQNTGQFTFTLPKAVVENPDERLEAWIRESYTKK
- a CDS encoding chlorite dismutase family protein, with product MHTQPHEPIDIRETGAPIEGEPQFGDQRLYFQLHVFSKCLDAQSVSQILEHQVREKDSLNAVLYDDLNHPIGVGVLLIAEDPGVLKTESRLLLVNVQNYLLSYRPEMTMLGRTYSSGREPNLEEWLINKPLRNVLNPNFPWAIWYPLRRKPEFYQLERREQGRILGEHAMLGRSYAAGGHASDIRLACFGLDTNDNEFVIGLVGPELYPLSRLIQDMRRTEQTTKYIESLGPFFVGKVRKQFSR
- a CDS encoding ABC transporter permease, coding for MRNILAVCAKELYTYFVSPIAYFVCFVFTAISGFLFSILLISTSNIGGTGADVMQTLFGNMAIILLFFTPVLTMKLFAEERKSGTIELLLTSPITDGQVVLGKFLASCTLVLIMLALTLLFPLLAGRFGYLDAGPLLTGYLGIILISSSFLALGLLMSSMCRNQLVAALTSFGILITLWVIGALSARGGPIGQFLSYLSLPEHYADFGRGVILLRDVVYYVSFTCVCLFATFKSIESSKWR
- a CDS encoding Gldg family protein; this translates as METNKRIAAPLFGVLTLIFTFVGIANWIFQARLASWICLLLALVSFIIFVRLRFSAVMDFFVSRQARYGANVALSILGVIGIAVFVNAIVVQRFDKRVDITLNQLYTLSEQTRKILKTVDKDIRVTAFLGQNVPAQNQQRARDMLELYTYETQFVTVSYADPYIDQLLRNKYDIRVDGTIVFESDTRYEKVTTIEEQKFTSAILKLIKDETKKIYFLVGHEEHEIEDFNTEGYSSVRAELENQNYAAFSLSLLTEPDIPADCEVLVIAGPKTALSRHELDIVTKYLARNGKLLLMLDPSLTSAEDANRGLVRLMKRWGITIGNDFVIDETDFVPLFGPSAPVPGFELHEITRAMRDFVAFPITRSVTPAADSPANLSVKSLAKTVGGTQDSWGETERTPDGTFSTEFNYTAGVDTAPPVSVAVAIEQKIDSNNQDEATGASTRIVVFGDSDFAVNAALREANRDLFLATINWLTLEEDLIAIRPLDLQKQALRQMRVQDVQLVQIISVFLIPAIVFIAGLVVWWQRRKGEDV